A window from Mycobacterium saskatchewanense encodes these proteins:
- a CDS encoding N-acetylmuramoyl-L-alanine amidase — MSSPRREHGDALRCGDRGAAVTEIRATLATLGMLEGPDQDLATGQHVAAELFDADLDQAVRAFQQHRGLLVDGIVGEATYRALKEASYRLGARTLYHQFGAPLYGDDVATLQARLQDLGFYTGLVDGYFGLQTHNALMSYQREYGLAADGICGPETLRSLYFLSSRVTGGSPHAIREEELVRRSGPKLSGKRIIIDPGRGGTDHGLISQGPNGPISEADVLWDLASRLEGRMTAIGMETFLSRPANWSPSDAERAATANNVGADLMISLRCESQTSPAANGVASFHFGNSHGSVSTIGRNLADFIQREVVARTGLSDCRTHGRTWDLLRLTRMPTVQVDVGYITNPRDRAMLLSTQTRDAIAEGILAAVKRLYLLGKNDRPTGTFTFAELLAHELSVERSGRLGGS; from the coding sequence ATGTCGAGTCCGCGCCGTGAACACGGCGACGCGCTGCGCTGTGGTGACCGCGGCGCTGCTGTGACCGAAATCCGGGCAACGCTCGCCACGCTGGGAATGCTGGAAGGCCCCGACCAGGACCTGGCGACCGGGCAGCACGTAGCCGCCGAACTGTTCGACGCCGATCTCGACCAGGCGGTGCGGGCCTTCCAACAGCATCGGGGGCTGCTGGTCGACGGCATCGTCGGCGAAGCAACCTACCGCGCCCTCAAGGAGGCCTCCTATCGGCTCGGCGCGCGCACGCTGTATCACCAATTCGGAGCCCCGCTCTACGGTGACGACGTCGCCACCCTGCAGGCGCGGCTGCAGGATCTCGGTTTCTATACCGGTTTGGTCGACGGCTACTTCGGTTTGCAGACCCACAACGCCCTGATGTCTTACCAGCGGGAGTATGGGCTTGCCGCCGACGGCATCTGCGGTCCGGAAACGTTGCGCTCCTTGTATTTTCTGAGTTCGCGGGTCACCGGCGGCTCTCCCCACGCGATCCGCGAGGAGGAGCTGGTCCGCCGTTCTGGCCCCAAGCTGTCGGGTAAGCGCATCATCATCGATCCGGGTCGCGGCGGCACCGACCACGGTCTGATCTCGCAGGGCCCGAACGGCCCCATCAGTGAAGCGGATGTGTTGTGGGACTTGGCAAGCCGCCTCGAGGGCCGGATGACCGCCATCGGCATGGAGACGTTCCTGTCCCGGCCGGCCAACTGGAGCCCCTCGGACGCCGAACGCGCCGCGACCGCGAACAACGTCGGCGCCGACCTCATGATCAGCCTCCGCTGCGAAAGCCAAACGAGCCCAGCGGCGAACGGCGTTGCGTCGTTTCACTTCGGCAACTCCCATGGGTCGGTGTCCACCATCGGACGCAACCTGGCCGACTTCATCCAGCGAGAAGTGGTGGCCCGCACCGGATTGAGTGACTGCCGGACCCATGGCCGCACGTGGGACCTGCTGCGGCTGACCCGAATGCCAACGGTTCAGGTGGATGTCGGCTACATCACCAATCCGCGCGATCGAGCCATGCTGCTCTCGACGCAGACCCGTGACGCGATCGCCGAAGGCATCCTGGCCGCGGTCAAGCGCCTGTACCTGTTGGGCAAAAACGACCGGCCCACAGGGACTTTCACCTTCGCAGAGCTACTGGCCCACGAACTGTCCGTGGAGCGGTCCGGCCGGCTCGGCGGTTCCTAG
- the trxA gene encoding thioredoxin, whose translation MTDGEKSGATIEVSDASFSTEVLSSNTPVLVDFWATWCGPCKMVAPVLEEIASERAGQLTVAKLDVDANPETARDFQVVSIPTMILFKDGQPVKRIVGAKGKAALLRELSDAVPNLT comes from the coding sequence ATGACGGACGGCGAAAAGTCCGGCGCGACAATAGAAGTCTCCGACGCATCATTCTCTACCGAGGTGCTGTCGAGCAACACGCCTGTGCTGGTTGACTTTTGGGCTACGTGGTGTGGCCCGTGCAAAATGGTCGCGCCCGTGCTGGAGGAGATTGCCAGCGAGCGAGCGGGGCAGCTTACGGTCGCCAAGCTCGACGTCGACGCAAACCCCGAGACGGCGCGCGACTTTCAGGTGGTGTCGATCCCCACGATGATCCTCTTCAAAGACGGCCAGCCCGTGAAGCGAATCGTCGGCGCGAAGGGCAAGGCGGCGCTGCTGCGCGAGCTTTCCGACGCGGTTCCGAACCTCACCTGA